Proteins co-encoded in one Schaalia radingae genomic window:
- a CDS encoding YebC/PmpR family DNA-binding transcriptional regulator, which translates to MSGHSKWATTKHKKAAIDAKRGKLFARLVKNIEVAARTGGGDPAGNPTLYDAIQKAKKNSVPADNIDRAVKRGSGAEAGGAEYETIMYEGYGPAGVAILVECLTDNRNRAASDVRLAFTRYGGNLADPGSVSYLFSRRGIVEVPEADGVDEDSIMEAVLDAGAEDVAQQGDVFVISCEPTEVVAVRTALQDAGIDYNSAEAQFVASTQVELDVEGATKVMRVVDALEDSDDVQNVYHNMSLSDEVRAQLEQEEE; encoded by the coding sequence ATGTCCGGACACTCCAAGTGGGCAACCACAAAGCATAAGAAAGCAGCCATCGACGCCAAGCGTGGAAAACTCTTCGCCAGGCTCGTCAAGAACATTGAGGTGGCAGCCCGCACAGGTGGAGGAGATCCCGCAGGTAATCCCACGCTGTATGACGCCATCCAGAAGGCGAAGAAGAACTCCGTTCCGGCCGACAACATTGATCGCGCTGTCAAGCGTGGCTCCGGTGCAGAAGCCGGTGGCGCTGAGTACGAAACCATCATGTACGAAGGCTACGGTCCCGCAGGTGTTGCGATTCTGGTCGAATGTCTGACCGATAACCGCAACCGCGCGGCATCAGATGTACGCCTGGCATTTACCCGTTACGGTGGCAACTTGGCTGACCCCGGCTCGGTGTCCTACCTCTTCTCCCGTCGCGGAATCGTCGAGGTGCCGGAGGCCGACGGTGTGGATGAGGATTCCATCATGGAAGCCGTACTCGATGCAGGTGCCGAAGATGTCGCCCAGCAAGGAGACGTCTTCGTCATTTCCTGTGAGCCGACCGAGGTGGTCGCGGTGCGCACCGCGCTGCAGGATGCAGGAATTGACTACAACTCTGCTGAGGCGCAGTTCGTTGCCTCGACACAGGTGGAACTCGACGTTGAAGGTGCCACCAAGGTTATGCGTGTCGTGGACGCCCTCGAAGATTCTGATGACGTGCAGAACGTCTACCACAACATGTCACTGAGCGATGAAGTTCGCGCTCAACTCGAACAGGAGGAGGAATGA
- a CDS encoding SixA phosphatase family protein — protein MTTRTLILVRHAAAGSSSSGDRQRPLTPEGVEQARRLGRRVSRLIDHVDLSLTSPAVRTQETAAQLHTSIEVRTTSVDDELYLAGADSLLDKARSLPASVTSVMMVGHEPAISAMAASLGARRSCKEKVRWGVPTGTAVVLTFEGNWSQLAENSCEMEVFREPA, from the coding sequence ATGACGACACGAACGCTTATCCTGGTACGTCACGCTGCTGCCGGTTCGAGCAGCTCCGGTGACCGTCAAAGGCCGCTGACTCCAGAAGGTGTTGAGCAGGCTCGGCGACTGGGACGACGAGTCTCACGCCTGATTGACCACGTTGATCTGTCACTGACATCGCCCGCCGTGCGTACACAGGAAACGGCGGCGCAGCTCCACACGTCGATCGAGGTGCGCACCACCTCAGTTGATGACGAACTGTATCTGGCCGGCGCTGACAGTCTGCTCGACAAGGCGCGGAGCCTGCCCGCGTCAGTCACCTCAGTCATGATGGTCGGCCACGAGCCAGCTATTTCAGCAATGGCGGCATCGCTGGGGGCACGCCGATCCTGTAAGGAAAAAGTCCGTTGGGGTGTTCCCACGGGTACCGCCGTCGTCCTCACTTTCGAGGGCAATTGGTCGCAGCTGGCCGAGAACTCGTGCGAAATGGAAGTTTTTCGCGAACCAGCGTGA
- a CDS encoding ABC-F family ATP-binding cassette domain-containing protein, with protein sequence MISVQDFSLRIGARVLISNATFRIDRGMRIGLVGRNGAGKTTMMRLLAGESDHGAAEFTGHVRRSGTIGYLAQDTHIGDQKMTGRERIISVRGIDTLIEKIRKAEHEMSTLEGERQQRAMERYVKLDQRFTNAGGWAANAQASQIAHSLGLDDRVLEQSLDTLSGGQRRRVELARVLFSEADILLLDEPTNHLDHDSILWLRDWLRAYSGGFMVISHDVKLLDDTVNSVFYLDANRTALDVYHLGWSAYLRQRDEDERRHRRERANALKKAEQLRAQGEKMRAKATKAVAAQQMLRRADELVEQAGQEIQHEKVARLRFPEPAPCGRVPLSGEGLSKSYGSLEVFTGVDLAIDRGSRVVILGLNGAGKTTLLRLLAGVEEPDLGQVISGHGLKLGYYAQEHDFLDMDATVYDNMAHAAPDLDTTHVRNVLGQFLFGEDDIDKPARVLSGGEKTRLALATLVVSAANVLLLDEPTNNLDPASREEILNALRTYEGAVVLVTHDPGAVEALNPDRVLVLPDADEDLWDESYLDLVTLT encoded by the coding sequence GTGATTTCTGTGCAGGACTTTTCGCTTCGGATCGGTGCACGCGTACTGATCTCGAACGCCACCTTCAGGATTGACCGCGGGATGCGTATCGGTTTGGTTGGCAGAAACGGTGCCGGCAAGACCACTATGATGCGCCTCTTAGCAGGGGAGAGCGATCACGGTGCCGCTGAGTTTACTGGGCACGTGCGTCGCAGCGGCACCATCGGATACCTGGCACAGGACACCCATATTGGCGACCAGAAGATGACGGGGCGTGAGCGCATCATCTCCGTTCGAGGTATCGACACCCTCATAGAGAAGATCCGCAAAGCTGAGCATGAAATGTCCACCCTGGAAGGGGAGCGCCAACAGCGGGCGATGGAGCGTTACGTCAAGCTCGACCAGCGTTTCACGAATGCCGGAGGGTGGGCTGCCAATGCTCAGGCATCGCAGATCGCTCATTCACTGGGATTAGACGATCGCGTGTTGGAGCAAAGCCTCGACACGTTGTCCGGTGGTCAGCGACGCCGCGTCGAACTGGCTCGGGTGCTTTTCTCAGAGGCTGATATTTTGCTGCTGGATGAGCCGACCAACCACCTTGATCACGATTCAATCCTGTGGCTGCGCGATTGGCTGCGCGCATACTCCGGCGGATTCATGGTGATCAGCCACGACGTCAAATTGCTGGATGACACGGTCAACTCCGTGTTCTATCTGGACGCGAACCGCACGGCACTGGATGTCTACCACCTCGGATGGTCTGCCTACCTGCGTCAACGCGACGAGGATGAACGCCGTCACCGCCGCGAACGCGCCAACGCGCTCAAGAAAGCTGAACAGCTGCGTGCGCAGGGCGAAAAGATGCGCGCGAAGGCAACGAAGGCTGTTGCGGCACAGCAGATGCTGCGCCGCGCCGATGAACTGGTTGAGCAGGCTGGTCAGGAAATCCAGCATGAAAAGGTTGCGCGTTTGCGTTTCCCCGAACCTGCGCCATGCGGACGCGTGCCACTGTCAGGAGAGGGCCTGTCGAAATCCTACGGCTCGTTGGAAGTTTTCACTGGTGTGGATCTGGCAATTGACCGCGGCTCGCGTGTGGTGATCCTGGGTCTGAACGGTGCTGGTAAGACGACGCTGCTGCGCCTGCTGGCCGGCGTGGAAGAGCCTGATCTGGGGCAAGTCATCAGTGGGCATGGCCTCAAACTTGGCTACTACGCCCAGGAACACGACTTCCTGGACATGGACGCCACAGTGTATGACAACATGGCGCACGCAGCTCCTGACCTGGACACCACGCACGTTCGCAACGTGCTGGGGCAGTTCCTGTTTGGCGAGGACGACATCGATAAGCCGGCGCGCGTACTATCCGGCGGAGAGAAGACGCGCCTGGCCCTTGCGACGCTGGTCGTCTCTGCAGCAAATGTGCTGCTGTTGGATGAGCCGACGAACAACCTTGATCCAGCCTCTCGCGAGGAGATTCTCAACGCGCTGCGCACCTATGAGGGCGCCGTCGTCCTGGTCACGCACGATCCCGGCGCGGTCGAGGCGCTCAACCCGGACCGCGTGCTGGTGCTGCCTGACGCCGATGAGGATCTGTGGGATGAGTCGTACCTGGACCTAGTCACACTTACCTAG
- a CDS encoding vitamin K epoxide reductase family protein yields MADQDDFDLDHAPSRAWMMRSAVVLAIMSALALIASFVLSVEAWILAGDQNSRFGCDVSDALSCSAVALTPQARVLGFPNAFFGIAFGAAVFTIACALLSGSRLSRLFLIGAEVLAAGGLASALWLFYQSYVVIQVLCPWCLVVFVSSLLIFATMTRICLVRETLPSSASIRSLIASGTDWWITGGILVIIAALIVLKYGPELIA; encoded by the coding sequence ATGGCGGACCAGGACGATTTCGATCTCGACCATGCTCCCTCGCGTGCGTGGATGATGCGAAGCGCCGTGGTGCTGGCCATTATGTCGGCTCTAGCCCTGATCGCCTCATTCGTCCTGTCCGTGGAAGCCTGGATCCTTGCAGGTGACCAGAACAGCCGCTTCGGATGCGATGTCAGCGATGCACTGTCATGCTCGGCAGTCGCATTGACACCGCAGGCCCGCGTCCTGGGATTCCCCAACGCATTTTTCGGAATCGCCTTTGGCGCAGCTGTGTTCACTATCGCATGCGCCCTTCTCAGCGGCTCGCGCCTGTCACGTCTGTTCCTCATCGGCGCGGAAGTCCTCGCCGCCGGCGGTCTGGCCAGCGCACTATGGCTGTTCTACCAGTCCTACGTTGTCATCCAGGTATTGTGCCCGTGGTGCCTGGTGGTGTTCGTGTCATCACTGCTGATCTTCGCCACCATGACGCGTATCTGCCTGGTCCGCGAAACGCTGCCCTCAAGTGCCAGCATTCGCTCCCTCATAGCCTCGGGCACGGACTGGTGGATCACGGGCGGTATCCTTGTCATCATCGCCGCACTGATCGTCCTTAAGTACGGCCCGGAGCTCATTGCGTGA
- the metK gene encoding methionine adenosyltransferase: MTSLRLFTSESVTEGHPDKVCDRIADSILDALLEQDPHARAAIEVFATTGQVHVMGEVTTDRAYVEIPQIVREEICRIGYTSSRIGFDGASCGVSVSIGQQSPDIAGGVERSLEAREGADTADPRELQGAGDQGLMFGYASDETPDLMPAPIWTAHKLSHRLAQVRHDGTIDGLRPDGKTQVTFGYDENHTPVSIETIVVSTQHDEALTLADLTRQVRRHVIEPVLDESGLNVSWKDAEILVNPSGRFVYGGPAADAGLTGRKIIVDTYGGMARHGGGAFSGKDPSKVDRSASYTLRWIAKHIVATGIAKRCEVQVAYAIGRAHPVGLYVDTFDTGQVDDATIARAITDVFDLRPAGMIEDLDLLRPIYKETSVYGHFGRPGFPWEDVTRIEDLRAALKG, translated from the coding sequence GTGACATCGCTTCGACTTTTTACTTCAGAATCAGTAACTGAAGGTCATCCAGACAAAGTCTGTGACCGCATCGCGGATTCAATCCTTGATGCATTGCTCGAACAAGACCCACATGCACGTGCCGCGATCGAGGTTTTCGCCACCACCGGCCAGGTGCATGTCATGGGTGAAGTAACCACGGACCGCGCCTACGTGGAAATTCCGCAGATCGTTCGCGAGGAAATCTGCCGCATCGGATACACCTCGTCGCGAATTGGATTCGACGGCGCCTCTTGCGGTGTCTCCGTGTCGATCGGCCAGCAGAGCCCGGACATTGCCGGGGGAGTGGAACGTTCTCTTGAAGCACGTGAAGGGGCTGATACAGCTGACCCTCGCGAACTTCAGGGCGCCGGCGACCAAGGCCTCATGTTCGGATATGCATCCGATGAGACACCGGATCTGATGCCTGCCCCGATCTGGACGGCACACAAGCTGTCTCATCGCCTCGCACAGGTTCGACACGACGGCACCATCGACGGTCTGCGCCCTGATGGCAAGACGCAGGTGACCTTCGGATACGACGAGAACCACACGCCCGTCAGTATCGAGACGATCGTTGTGTCCACCCAGCACGACGAGGCACTCACATTGGCAGACCTGACTCGGCAAGTGCGCCGCCATGTCATCGAACCAGTGCTGGACGAATCAGGTCTCAACGTGTCCTGGAAAGACGCCGAAATCCTCGTGAATCCATCGGGACGGTTCGTGTACGGCGGACCAGCTGCCGACGCAGGCCTGACTGGACGCAAGATCATCGTCGATACTTACGGCGGAATGGCGCGGCACGGAGGTGGCGCGTTCTCAGGTAAGGATCCATCGAAAGTTGACCGCTCAGCTTCCTACACGCTGCGCTGGATTGCCAAGCACATCGTTGCAACAGGCATCGCGAAACGCTGCGAAGTTCAGGTGGCTTACGCCATCGGCCGCGCACACCCGGTAGGTCTGTACGTCGACACCTTCGATACGGGGCAGGTAGACGATGCGACCATCGCGCGCGCAATCACCGACGTGTTCGACCTGCGCCCAGCAGGTATGATCGAGGACCTCGATCTCTTGCGCCCGATCTACAAGGAGACCTCAGTGTACGGCCACTTCGGGCGACCGGGATTCCCGTGGGAAGACGTGACCCGCATAGAGGATCTGCGCGCAGCACTGAAAGGCTAA
- the coaBC gene encoding bifunctional phosphopantothenoylcysteine decarboxylase/phosphopantothenate--cysteine ligase CoaBC, producing MKPLVVVGVGGGIAAYKVTRVVRELQHHDYAVRVIPTQAATHFVGDTTWHALSGQAVTTSVFDGGATEHVEIARHAQAIVIAPATADLIARLAAGMANDLLTTVVLAAHRDTPVILAPAMHSAMWTNAATQDNIQTLRTRGMIIIEPDDGPLSSGDSGTGRLPDPLIITERVLEALEPHEGDLAGRSVLITAGGTQEPIDPVRFIGNRSSGRQGCALAAEARRRGADVTLVAANIDDHLIPHGITVIPAPTAAEMCQAVTDRIATTDIAIMAAAVADFRPIHVADDKIKKDPSTQDAPAIELERTTDILASVAHSPQRPPVLVGFAAETGSPQVVLERGADKARRKAADLLAINAVGNGQGFGDVESQVVLVDREGQPVKTVSGSKVTIAAGIIDEVAQRIGKITR from the coding sequence GTGAAGCCACTGGTCGTCGTCGGAGTTGGCGGCGGCATTGCTGCGTACAAGGTGACCCGCGTAGTACGCGAACTCCAGCACCACGATTATGCAGTGAGAGTCATCCCCACTCAGGCTGCCACCCACTTTGTCGGTGATACCACGTGGCATGCGCTCAGTGGGCAGGCCGTCACAACCAGCGTATTTGACGGTGGAGCAACCGAGCACGTCGAGATTGCCCGCCACGCGCAGGCCATTGTGATTGCACCTGCCACGGCAGATCTCATTGCACGCCTGGCAGCGGGCATGGCAAACGATCTGCTCACCACCGTTGTGCTGGCTGCGCATCGCGATACGCCTGTCATTCTGGCACCCGCCATGCACAGTGCGATGTGGACTAACGCCGCAACTCAGGACAACATCCAGACACTGCGCACGCGTGGCATGATCATTATCGAACCGGATGACGGTCCGCTGAGCTCAGGAGACAGCGGCACAGGCCGTCTGCCTGATCCGCTCATCATCACGGAACGCGTCCTTGAAGCTCTCGAGCCGCACGAGGGGGACCTTGCCGGACGCAGCGTCCTCATTACGGCTGGCGGTACCCAGGAACCGATCGATCCCGTCCGTTTTATTGGCAATCGCTCATCCGGCCGGCAAGGATGCGCATTGGCAGCTGAAGCGCGTCGACGCGGGGCAGACGTGACCCTGGTTGCCGCCAACATCGACGATCACCTGATTCCGCACGGAATTACCGTCATCCCGGCCCCGACAGCCGCTGAGATGTGTCAGGCAGTCACTGACCGCATCGCGACAACGGACATTGCGATCATGGCAGCTGCGGTGGCAGATTTCAGACCCATCCACGTTGCCGACGACAAGATCAAGAAAGATCCGTCGACTCAGGATGCGCCTGCCATCGAGCTTGAACGCACCACCGACATTCTGGCGTCGGTTGCCCACTCGCCCCAGCGTCCACCGGTGCTTGTCGGCTTTGCCGCCGAAACCGGCTCGCCTCAGGTTGTGCTCGAGCGTGGTGCCGACAAAGCTCGGCGAAAGGCAGCCGACCTGCTGGCTATTAACGCCGTAGGGAACGGACAGGGATTCGGTGACGTGGAATCTCAGGTCGTGCTGGTTGATCGCGAGGGACAGCCCGTGAAAACAGTCAGCGGATCGAAGGTAACAATTGCGGCCGGCATCATCGATGAGGTCGCACAGAGGATAGGTAAGATAACCCGGTGA
- the rpoZ gene encoding DNA-directed RNA polymerase subunit omega, giving the protein MSGIVAQPEGITNPPIDDLLNHVDSKYALVIFAAKRARQINTYQLQLEQNMVQFVGPVVESDPDDKPLSIALREINEGKLTLESAPEA; this is encoded by the coding sequence ATGTCCGGAATTGTTGCCCAGCCTGAAGGCATCACCAACCCGCCGATCGACGACCTTCTGAACCACGTCGACTCCAAGTATGCGCTGGTGATCTTCGCGGCAAAGCGCGCCCGGCAGATCAACACCTACCAGCTCCAACTCGAGCAGAACATGGTGCAGTTCGTCGGACCCGTAGTGGAAAGTGACCCCGACGATAAACCGCTGTCAATCGCACTACGCGAAATCAACGAAGGCAAGCTGACGCTCGAGTCTGCGCCTGAGGCCTAA
- the gmk gene encoding guanylate kinase, with the protein MGLMKLHEPRLTVLVGPTAVGKGTVVHSLLSRHPEIALSVSATTRAPRPGEINGTHYFFVSDDEFDRLVNDGQMLEWALVHGAHRYGTPRKPVEQWLSEGKSVLLEIDVAGARQVRASMPQAHFIFLAPPSWDELKRRLTERGTETLEEQERRLTTARAELDAAHEFDAIVINDDLDQAVTDLAVLMGLE; encoded by the coding sequence ATGGGGCTCATGAAACTTCATGAGCCCCGTCTTACTGTTCTGGTTGGGCCGACGGCGGTCGGTAAGGGAACCGTTGTGCACTCCCTCCTGAGCCGCCATCCCGAGATCGCACTGTCCGTATCAGCCACCACCCGTGCACCGCGCCCAGGTGAAATCAATGGCACGCACTACTTCTTTGTGAGCGACGACGAATTCGATCGCCTGGTCAATGACGGACAGATGCTCGAATGGGCATTGGTACACGGCGCACATCGATATGGCACTCCTCGCAAGCCGGTTGAACAATGGCTGTCAGAAGGAAAAAGCGTTCTGCTCGAAATTGACGTGGCAGGCGCACGACAGGTTCGTGCTTCCATGCCTCAAGCGCATTTCATCTTCCTGGCGCCTCCCTCGTGGGACGAACTGAAACGACGCCTCACTGAACGCGGCACCGAAACGCTCGAGGAGCAGGAGCGGCGCCTGACCACCGCGCGAGCCGAACTTGACGCAGCTCACGAATTCGACGCAATTGTGATCAATGACGACCTTGACCAGGCCGTGACGGACCTAGCCGTCTTGATGGGGCTGGAGTAG
- the mihF gene encoding integration host factor, actinobacterial type: protein MALPKLTPEQRSAALEKATQARRRRAEIKTALKSRSMTLSEVFDLAESDEAVAKMKVTSLLESLPRVGTNTAAKLMADIGIAPTRRVRGLGPVQREELLKKFG, encoded by the coding sequence GTGGCACTACCTAAACTCACTCCGGAACAGCGATCAGCTGCACTGGAGAAAGCCACGCAGGCGAGGCGCAGGCGTGCTGAAATTAAAACCGCGCTGAAGTCTCGATCCATGACATTGAGTGAAGTTTTTGACTTAGCTGAGTCTGATGAGGCAGTCGCAAAGATGAAGGTGACGTCCCTACTGGAGTCTCTTCCGCGCGTTGGAACCAATACCGCTGCAAAGTTGATGGCAGACATCGGTATTGCGCCCACTCGGCGTGTGCGAGGTCTCGGACCTGTTCAACGGGAAGAATTACTCAAGAAATTCGGATGA